A single Cryomorphaceae bacterium DNA region contains:
- a CDS encoding ABC transporter permease translates to MLLKIAWRNIWRNKLRSGVVITSIVLGIWAGLFVIALSAGLNEQRKVSVIENSISHVQYHHPEFLKDRNAKYVIDDIESVEASIQSDSTVLNYTKRGLVNGMASSARGGNGVVISGIDPEMEARVTTIGEKVVDGAFLSQEGRFPVYIGQALAEKMNVHVRSKIVLTFQDSESEIVAGAFRVAGIYKTVSKKYDEMNVFVRLSDLEKLLHTDNGVNEVAVLLKEFEVIPPFVERQRASYPELKIEPWDEISPELGYADEMMEIFLYLFLGILLAALSFGIVNTMLMAVLERKRELGMLMSVGMNKARIFAMITFETIAIALAGGPLGILMAWLTIVYFQSAGLDLSFYAQGLEEFGIDPIVYPYLEFQYYWSLAIMVVIMAILASVYPARKALKMNPAQAVRAI, encoded by the coding sequence ATGCTACTTAAGATTGCTTGGCGAAACATATGGCGAAATAAGCTCCGAAGCGGAGTGGTGATTACGAGTATTGTGCTCGGTATTTGGGCCGGTCTCTTTGTGATTGCCTTAAGCGCTGGCCTTAACGAACAGCGGAAAGTATCGGTGATTGAAAACTCCATCAGCCATGTCCAGTACCACCATCCCGAATTCTTAAAGGACCGGAATGCGAAATACGTCATTGATGACATAGAGTCCGTGGAGGCCTCGATTCAAAGCGACTCCACTGTACTGAATTACACCAAGCGCGGATTGGTCAACGGGATGGCTTCATCGGCCCGTGGCGGAAACGGTGTGGTGATCAGCGGAATTGATCCAGAAATGGAAGCCCGGGTAACGACTATTGGCGAAAAGGTCGTTGACGGAGCTTTCCTTTCCCAAGAAGGCCGTTTTCCCGTATACATCGGACAGGCACTTGCCGAGAAAATGAATGTCCACGTCAGAAGCAAAATCGTCCTCACTTTCCAGGACAGTGAGAGCGAGATTGTCGCTGGTGCCTTCCGCGTTGCTGGTATCTACAAGACAGTCAGCAAGAAGTACGACGAAATGAACGTGTTCGTCCGCCTTTCGGATCTAGAGAAGCTCCTGCACACAGACAACGGCGTCAATGAGGTTGCGGTATTACTCAAAGAATTTGAAGTTATCCCACCCTTTGTCGAGCGCCAACGCGCCTCGTATCCAGAGTTAAAAATTGAACCCTGGGATGAAATTAGTCCTGAGCTTGGGTACGCAGATGAAATGATGGAGATCTTCTTGTACCTATTTCTCGGAATTCTCTTGGCGGCTCTTTCTTTTGGCATTGTCAATACCATGCTCATGGCGGTACTCGAGCGCAAAAGAGAACTGGGTATGTTAATGTCCGTAGGGATGAACAAGGCCCGAATCTTTGCCATGATCACCTTCGAAACCATTGCGATTGCCCTGGCAGGAGGCCCGTTGGGCATCCTGATGGCCTGGTTGACCATCGTTTATTTCCAATCAGCCGGATTGGATCTGAGTTTTTACGCCCAGGGCCTTGAAGAATTTGGGATCGACCCGATCGTATATCCTTATTTGGAGTTCCAATACTATTGGTCGCTGGCCATTATGGTTGTCATCATGGCAATACTAGCTAGTGTATATCCAGCGAGAAAAGCACTTAAAATGAACCCCGCCCAAGCGGTTAGAGCAATTTGA